In Paenibacillus dendritiformis, the DNA window ATAAACAGGCAGACAAGGGCGAGTAGATTGAGCAGCCACAGCGCGGGACCGATTCCCGTGCGAATCATCAGCCCGTAATGATTCTGTTCGACCAAGACAGGCAGCTCGTCCCGGAACTGCCCGAGCAGGTACGCCAGCACAACAATCACCAGCAGCACCGTGCCGAAGATGGCGATGACCGTCGCCTTCTCCCGGCGTTCGGTCAGGGCCGATTTCCATGTCCGGAGACTATAGGTGTACAGAAGAATGCCGAAAGGAAATCCCCCATGCCAGATCACCCAGAACCAGATCGAGGTCTGAGGGCCGGCATGCAGCAGGCCCATATCGGAAAAAATGCCCGGAAAGGTCAGCAGATACGGAATCGTAATCAAGCCGGCGAACCAAAAGGCGGCCGCAAGCAGAAGTATCGGCTTATACCCCGTCGCCCGGAACTGCACATACAGCAAATAAGCCGTCATCAAATTCCCGAACACAATCCAGGCAATGAAAACAGGCAGGAAAGGCCGGACCTCGGGCAGCGGCGTGTCGAGATAGGGACTAATCAGCAGCGAGATCGCCAAGACCCCGATGCTGACAAACAGGGCGGCCTTTCTCTGCACCGCTGTCGCCGGAATGTTAATCAGACTCGTTAACGGGTCGCGGATGCGCAGCATGGAGTGGTATCAACCTTTCGTCATTCAAGGGCTCATTTCGTCGAATCGTGTCACATCTTATTCTCATAGTAACATACAATCTGCCTGTGAAAAGGAAAAACCGGGTCCCCCCATCTCGGGAGTGCCCGGCCCTTCCTCGGTCTTATGCCATTCAGCTTGGGCGGCTTCCGCCGCACGCATTACTTCCGTCTGCGCGGCGCCTTCCCCCTCTTGCCCGGGCCTGGCGCGGCGTTCCGGCCGGAGCGCTGTCCGCTCGCCGACGCTCCGCGCTGCCGGCCGCCCGCAGCGGCCGGGACATGTTCGCGGCGGGCAGCCTGGGACGCGCCGCGGCCTGGGCCCCGTTCGGTCCGCCCCCGGCTGTCGGGCCGCCGGTGGTCTGCCGGGCGCTCCCGACCGGCTCCCTCGCTGGCCGGGTTCGGCCGCCGCGTTCGTTCGCCGCGGCCTGCGTCTTGCCCCCGGCGCGCCCCCTGGCGGCCGCCCGCATCGCCGCCGGCTCTGCGGCGCTCCGGCCCCGCTTCGGCCATGGCGCGCGCACCTGCGCTCCGGCCGCTCCCATGCCGGGCGGATCCGCGTCCGCCCGGGCCGCTCTCGCCGAGCCCGTTCCCGCCGCGCCCGGCGGACGCGCCGTCCCGGCTCTGCCGCCGCAGCTTCATCCGGATGCCCTGCTCGATGAGGGCGAGATAGCTCTCATCCCGCGGCGCGGCCAGCGTAATGGCCCATCCGGCTCCGCCCGCACGCCCCGTCCGGCCAATCCGGTGAATATAGCTCTCCGCATCATGCGGGATATCATAGTTGAACACATGCGTAATTCCCTCCACGTCCAATCCGCGCGCCGCCAGATCGGTCGCCACCAGCAGCTGCACCCTCGCTTGCCGGAACCGCTTCATTACCTGTTCCCGCACCGCCTGGGTCAGATCGCCATGAAGCTCGTCCGCATCATAGCCCTTCGCCTTGAGCGCCTCATACAGCTTCTGGGCCCGCCGCTTCGTGCGGCAGAAGATGACCGCCTGGTAAGGCCGATGCTCATCAAGGAGGCGGAAGAGCGTATCCTGCTTCGCCCGATCCGTCGTCTCCACCACCATCTGGCGAATCTCCTTCACCGTCACCTGCTCCGCCTCCACCCGGAGATCAAGCGGCGACCGCATGAAGCGCGCGGCGAGCGCCCGGACCGGCTCCGGCATCGTCGCCGAACAGAGCAGCGTCTGCCGGCTGGACGGCGTGTGCGCGATCACGTCCTCCACTTCGGGGAGAAAGCCCATATGCAGCATCTGATCGGCCTCGTCCAGCACGAGCATGCGGATGCCGGAGCCGTCGAAGGTGCCCCGGCGCAAATGATCGGTCAAGCGGCCCGGCGTGCCGATAACCAATTGGCAAGCTCCCTGAAGCTTGCGGATCTGCTTCTCCACATCCTGGCCTCCGTAAGCGGCCAGCACATGAATGCCTCCGGCTCCCTCCGGGGCCGAATCCGTCAGCTTCTTCGCCTCTGCCGTAATCTGCAGCGCCAGCTCGCGCGTCGGCGCGACGATAAGCGCCTGCGCCCGGGGCTGCTCCGGATCGATCCGCTGCAGGATCGGGAGCAGAAATGCCAGCGTTTTGCCCGTTCCGGTCTGCGCTTGCAGCACGGCATCCCGGCCAGCCAGCGCGGCGGGGATGGCTTGCATCTGAATCGGCGTCGGCGCCGCAATGCCTTGCTTCGTTAATCGATTCGCCCATTCTTGGCGAATTCCTAGTGACATAAAGCCTGACAGACAGGCCACCTCATTTCTTCGCTATGCATATGCATCGGTTTCTCTAGTGTTCATTCACGTTTCATGGATTCGTCCGGCAGATTCGTTCCACAGAGTCATACCTTAATTCGCTCCGGGATGCGCTGCTTCGCCTCGGAACGATTCCGGCCCTGCTTGCCGTCCCTGCTTCGATCCCGCGGCCTCCGTTCGAGATCCGCGGGCAAGTTCACGGTCCCGAATCGCCAGATCCGATAATCCGCTTCACCCGGCCGACCTGCCCGTCCTGCAGGCGAACCTTGATGCCATGCGGATGATAAGCCGAATTCGTAAGAATATCTTTAACGACGCCCCGGGTTGTCTTGCCGGTGCGCTGATCCTGCTTCAGGACAATATCCACCTCCAGGCCGGGACGGATGCTCGCCCGCTGCTGACCGCTCTGCTCCATATGCTTCCCTCCTTCAAGCACGGCTTTCGCCCGCCCCGCCCGATCAAGCCGGGCGCCTCTTCGGATGCCGTCCTCTATTTGCGGCACACGCCGACGCCGATGAAATACCGCACTCCTTCCCGCGGCTTCTCGAACGTGACGCCGCGCTGGTAGTAAATCTCCGTCTCCGCGAACCGGGTGAACAGCTCCGCGAATTGCTCCGGCGTCAGCTGATGCACATGGAACGGCTCGTTCGTCGGCATCCCTCTCCCCCTGCCGAACGGACTCGACAGCACGAGGACGCCGCCCGGGTTGAGCATCCGGTACAGGTTGTCCATCAATTGCCGATCGTCGGCCACATGCTCGACCGTCTCGAAGCTCAAGATCGTATCGAAGGCGCCCAGCTTGGCCGGCAGCTCCGGGTCCGTCGCATCCCCTTGCATATGCGTCACCTTCTGATGATGGTATTCCCGCCGTGCATATTGCAAGGTCGGAAGGTCATTGTCGACAGCGACAATTTCCGTCACCTCCCGCTTGCGCTCCTTCGCGACCAGATGGGAGCCGTACCCGGTCCCGCAAGCGATATCGAGCACCCTGCCCCGCGCATACGGCGTCGCAAAGTAATAGCGGGCAATATGCTCCAGCAGCATCCCGTTCATCGGCTTCATCAGTTTGGGGATAATGCGTTCCCCCGTCCATTCCAGCATCCATTCACGCTCGATTCCGTTTTATTTTCCCCATGTTACAGGAAAGCAGGCAAAATTGCTACTATTCAATCCGAACCATCCGGCCGTCAAGAGGGAGATGACGAACGAACGGCGTTAGCCGCCGCCCCTCGGGCGGGTCGCTCTCTTTCTTCCCCGGCACAAGCTTTTCGTACAGGTTCTTTCTTCGTACAGGTTTTTCGTACAGGTTGTTCGTACAGGTTTTTCGCCCAGACTTGGAGAGACTCGGACTTTACGCTCAGCTTTCCCAAAATCCTGCAAATATGCAGTTTCTTCACCGGAACCGCCTTCATGAGCAAGGAATCCTGCAAATATGCAGGATTTCCAGACATTAGAGCCGGGATTTCAGATGAAACAAGTGAAATGCTGCAACTGTGCAGGAACTTCACCGAATTCGCCCGCGAGAGCAGCAAAATGATGTAAAATTGCAGGATTCCATCTTGCCCCTTTTTCTTTTTTGTTCATTGGAGATCAGGCGCCGACAGTGACCTCTCCCAATCCACACCAAAAGGACCCGCCAGCCATGACGGGTCCTTCCCTATGTTATTGCGCTTCCCGGGGCCATCGTCCATCCCCCGGCACCGCTTATCCGCGCGGCAGCGGACGGAGGCTAACCCAGCCGTCCAGCGGAGGCGTCGGCCCGCTCCATATCCGCGATATAGGCGGCAATCTCCTGCTGCCGCTGGCGCAGCGTCTGCTGCCGGGCCGACAGCTCCTGGCGGAACGCCATGAACCGCTCCCGGAGCTCGTCCGCGGATTCGCCCTTCCAATCGGCAATCCGCTGCAGCTGCCCGTGAATATATTGTTCATTGCGGGCCAGACGCTGAATGAGCTGCTCCATCTCCCGGACAGAGCGGCGCAGATCATTCATCTCGGCCAAAATCCGATGCTGCATCCATTAACGCCTCCTTCGTCAATCCTCAGGGCTACGCCAGACTCGTGTCGGCCTGATGGAACTCCTGCGCCTTGCGCCCGATATATTCCGCCATCTCGCGGGCCGCTGCGGCGTACCATTCCTTCGTGCTGCGCAGATCCTGGCTGGCCGCCTCCGTAATGGCCGCGAGCCGCCGGCTCTGGCTCGTATGCAGCAGCTGCGCAATCGTGCCTAGCGCCGCCCCTGCTTCATGGTGGAACTGCTCGACATGGTCCTGCAGCGTGCGGGCGACCTGCATCAGCTCCTCCGGCCGCAGCTGCAGCAGCACCCCTCCCGAACCGCCGAGCAGGCCGGACGCCTGAAGGGAAGCGAAGAGCGGCTGGCCCGCCATCGCGCCCTCGAACAGGGCAGGCAGCCCATCCGGGGCAAGCCGGTCAATCAGCGGCAGGCGGGGCGAAGCATTGAGCCGCTCCCCTGTCAGCCGGTTCACCAGCTCGTTGCTGATATTGCCGTCCTCGTCGAACTTATAATGTTTCATGGAGTGGTGATTCACGCCGAAGGGCGTATCCTTCAGCCGCCGGGCCGCCCCGAGGGCCCCCTCATATTCCCGGTTGGCGGTGTCGTAATCCTCGTTGATATAGTAGGTGGATCCGACATGCCGCTCGTATTCGCTAAGCGCTCCCGCTCCGATCGCATCCTTCGGGTTGACGTAATTCGTAATCAGATCGTCGAATTTCCCTTGCTTGGCCTGCTCCGCCAAATCGTCCGGCAGCAGGTTCATGACCGACGGCGCGCTGTAGGTGACGGCTT includes these proteins:
- a CDS encoding DEAD/DEAH box helicase — encoded protein: MSLGIRQEWANRLTKQGIAAPTPIQMQAIPAALAGRDAVLQAQTGTGKTLAFLLPILQRIDPEQPRAQALIVAPTRELALQITAEAKKLTDSAPEGAGGIHVLAAYGGQDVEKQIRKLQGACQLVIGTPGRLTDHLRRGTFDGSGIRMLVLDEADQMLHMGFLPEVEDVIAHTPSSRQTLLCSATMPEPVRALAARFMRSPLDLRVEAEQVTVKEIRQMVVETTDRAKQDTLFRLLDEHRPYQAVIFCRTKRRAQKLYEALKAKGYDADELHGDLTQAVREQVMKRFRQARVQLLVATDLAARGLDVEGITHVFNYDIPHDAESYIHRIGRTGRAGGAGWAITLAAPRDESYLALIEQGIRMKLRRQSRDGASAGRGGNGLGESGPGGRGSARHGSGRSAGARAMAEAGPERRRAGGDAGGRQGARRGQDAGRGERTRRPNPASEGAGRERPADHRRPDSRGRTERGPGRGASQAARREHVPAAAGGRQRGASASGQRSGRNAAPGPGKRGKAPRRRK
- a CDS encoding YwbE family protein, translated to MEQSGQQRASIRPGLEVDIVLKQDQRTGKTTRGVVKDILTNSAYHPHGIKVRLQDGQVGRVKRIIGSGDSGP
- a CDS encoding class I SAM-dependent methyltransferase — protein: MLEWTGERIIPKLMKPMNGMLLEHIARYYFATPYARGRVLDIACGTGYGSHLVAKERKREVTEIVAVDNDLPTLQYARREYHHQKVTHMQGDATDPELPAKLGAFDTILSFETVEHVADDRQLMDNLYRMLNPGGVLVLSSPFGRGRGMPTNEPFHVHQLTPEQFAELFTRFAETEIYYQRGVTFEKPREGVRYFIGVGVCRK
- a CDS encoding lipase family protein; the encoded protein is MAKGNHISDKDYVRMSGSAYDDLPPGRYDGAAGSWNVIEPKGAKLHDSHSGFDAAVFRNKDTNQIVVAFRGTEPKGGLSRTVPDVLTDYHDIVKGRFKGLEETYSSPVKTAMAYLNPFRNAGSEHIQYSTNQFRRADQLVEALKEKYRNAEISLTGHSLGGALAQYAGAKHQVEAVTYSAPSVMNLLPDDLAEQAKQGKFDDLITNYVNPKDAIGAGALSEYERHVGSTYYINEDYDTANREYEGALGAARRLKDTPFGVNHHSMKHYKFDEDGNISNELVNRLTGERLNASPRLPLIDRLAPDGLPALFEGAMAGQPLFASLQASGLLGGSGGVLLQLRPEELMQVARTLQDHVEQFHHEAGAALGTIAQLLHTSQSRRLAAITEAASQDLRSTKEWYAAAAREMAEYIGRKAQEFHQADTSLA